A window of the Tripterygium wilfordii isolate XIE 37 chromosome 12, ASM1340144v1, whole genome shotgun sequence genome harbors these coding sequences:
- the LOC120010792 gene encoding dynein light chain LC6, flagellar outer arm, which translates to MLEGKALVEDTDMPVKMQIQAMASASQALDLYDVFDCKAIAAHIKKEFDLRYGSGWQCVVGSNFGCYFTHSEGTFIHFKLETLNFLIFKGASSPSSA; encoded by the exons ATGTTGGAAGGAAAAGCCTTGGTAGAGGACACAGACATGCCAGTGAAGATGCAAATCCAAGCAATGGCTTCTGCTTCTCAAGCTTTAGATCTGTATGATGTCTTTGACTGCAAAGCCATTGCTGCCCACATCAAAAAG GAGTTTGATTTGAGATATGGGAGTGGATGGCAATGTGTGGTGGGATCAAATTTTGGGTGTTATTTCACTCATTCTGAAGGTACTTTCATCCACTTCAAACTGGAGACACTCAATTTTCTCATCTTCAAGGGGGCTTCTTCTCCCTCCTCTGCCTAA
- the LOC120010790 gene encoding 30S ribosomal protein S17, chloroplastic-like, whose product MLLASSLNSLKLSNPFLHGTTLSKPSPTPPPPSLSRPSFMPPIRALKSMQGKVVCATNNKTIAVEVTRLAPHPKYKRRVRKKKKYQAHDEDNQFKVGDIVQLLKSRPISKTKAFVATPVQVRKKNKEKKEEGEGGEEGGSQELGIPLESEQGEVLQA is encoded by the coding sequence atgttactGGCATCCTCGCTcaattctctcaagctctccAATCCATTCCTCCATGGCACCACCCTCTCAAAACCCTCCCccactcctcctcctccatcccTATCACGACCCTCTTTTATGCCTCCAATCAGGGCATTGAAATCAATGCAGGGCAAAGTAGTTTGCGCCACAAACAACAAGACCATAGCGGTGGAGGTGACCCGCCTGGCCCCGCACCCAAAGTACAAGAGGagagtgaggaagaagaagaagtaccaGGCTCACGATGAGGATAACCAGTTCAAGGTTGGGGACATCGTTCAGCTTCTGAAGAGCAGACCCATTAGCAAGACCAAGGCTTTTGTTGCCACGCCTGTACAAGTTCGGAAGAAGAATaaggagaagaaggaggagggtGAGGGAGGCGAGGAAGGAGGATCACAGGAGCTTGGAATTCCTTTGGAGTCTGAGCAAGGGGAGGTGCTCCAGGCTTAG
- the LOC120011285 gene encoding protein CURVATURE THYLAKOID 1C, chloroplastic isoform X2 — MVGSPFSVVFRNTKFIPLKENLIRRLKRLSLASQEGSDSSTSLGIVKSVQNVWDSSEDRLGLIGLGFAAVVAFWASTNLVGVIDKVPLIPTVLELIGILFSSWFVYRYLLFKPGRGELREIVGNTISAILGQ, encoded by the exons ATGGTCGGAAGTCCTTTTTCCGTAGTTTTCAGAAACACCAAGTTTATACCGCTAAAGGAGAATCTCATTCGACGTTTAAAGCGACTGTCTTTG GCTTCGCAAGAAGGCTCTGATTCCTCAACCTCGCTTGGCATTGTTAAGTCTGTTCAAAATGTT TGGGATAGTTCGGAAGACCGGCTGGGTCTTATTGGTTTGGGTTTTGCTGCTGTAGTGGCTTTTTGGGCGTCAACAAATCTTGTTGGG GTCATTGACAAGGTACCGCTTATTCCAACCGTACTGGAACTTATAGGAATACTATTTTCCTCG TGGTTCGTATATCGCTATCTTTTATTCAAACCTGGCAG GGGGGAGCTTCGCGAAATTGTCGGTAATACAATATCTGCCATACTGGGTCAGTGA
- the LOC120010786 gene encoding rop guanine nucleotide exchange factor 12-like isoform X2 — MVRDLEQEQENYRSRLYHFKGMQENAGGGGGRHVKSLSMDVVLEESSSDDRVSFRSQGSRTSNDQPPLKQQAGYALNRNDKGPKSRLSKDDAPHTKDKNSDMESMKERFAKLLLGEDMSGGGKGVSSALALSNAITNLAASVFGEQSRLEPMSAERKARWRKEIDWLLSVTDYIVEFVPSQQKSKDGTNMEIMVTRQRIDLLMNIPALRKLDAMLIDCLDNFKDQSEFFYVSKDAPESEKGSTKRNDKWWLPTVKVPPNGLSDMTRKFLQYQKDCVNQVLKAAMAINAQVLSEMEIPENYIESLPKNGRASLGDSIYRSITVEFFDPDQFLSTMDLSSEHKILDLKKRIEASIVIWKRKMNQKDGKSAWGSAVSLEKRELFEERAETILLLIKQWFPGIPQSSLDISKIQYNRDVGQAVLESYSRILESLAFTVTSRIEDVLHADYVTQNPSKVACKRNRFRDMPTSPPLPDKSPPREDLEKENSETPISKTLSDFMGWNLDQGETEMKKEPLADDLCKDGEKLGMVVTNKKVSYLENLGGLRSPTERH; from the exons atggTTCGTGATTTGGAGCAAGAACAAGAGAATTACAGGTCTAGATTGTATCATTTCAAGGGGATGCAGGAGAATGCAGGCGGCGGAGGAGGGCGTCATGTAAAGAGTTTGAGCATGGATGTTGTTTTGGAGGAGTCTTCCTCTGATGACAGGGTCTCTTTTAGAAGTCAAGGATCAAGAACTTCTAATGATCAACCACCATTAAAGCAACAAGCCGGTTATGCTCTTAATCGCAACGATAAAGGTCCTAAGTCAAGGTTGAGCAAGGATGATGCTCCTCATACCAAAGATAAGAACTCAG ATATGGAATCGATGAAGGAAAGATTTGCTAAGTTGCTTCTGGGTGAGGATATGTCTGGTGGAGGAAAGGGTGTTTCTTCAGCTTTGGCATTATCAAATGCCATCACCAACCTAGCTG CTTCCGTTTTCGGGGAACAATCACGCCTAGAACCCATGTCAGCGGAAAGGAAAGCAAGGTGGAGAAAAGAAATCGATTGGCTTTTATCCGTCACTGATTACATTGTCGAATTTGTTCCTTCTCAACAGAAATCAAAGGATGGAACAAATATGGAG ATAATGGTGACAAGGCAGCGAATCGATCTGCTTATGAACATTCCTGCCTTGCGTAAGCTTGATGCAATGCTCATT GATTGTCTAGATAACTTCAAGGATCAAAGTGAGTTCTTTTATGTGTCGAAAGATGCCCCAGAATCCGAAAAAGGAAGCACCAAGAGAAATGATAAATGGTGGCTACCTACAGTGAAAGTTCCTCCAAATGGTCTATCAGATATGACAAGGAAGTTTCTGCAATACCAGAAAGATTGTGTGAACCAAGTGCTTAAAGCAGCAATGGCAATCAACGCTCAAGTATTATCAGAAATGGAGATTCCAGAAAACTACATTGAATCCCTACCTAAG AATGGGAGGGCAAGCCTTGGTGACTCAATCTATAGGAGTATTACTGTCGAATTCTTTGATCCTGACCAGTTTCTATCAACCATGGACTTATCATCAGAGCACAAGATCCTAGACCTCAAGAAAAGGATTGAAGCTTCTATTGTAATttggaagaggaagatgaaccAAAAGGATGGAAAATCTGCCTGGGGTTCAGCTGTGAGTTTGGAGAAGAGAGAACTCTTTGAAGAGAGAGCAGAGACCATCTTGCTCCTCATCAAGCAGTGGTTCCCGGGAATTCCTCAATCTTCATTAGACATTAGCAAAATCCAATACAACAGG GATGTAGGACAGGCAGTTCTGGAAAGTTATTCAAGAATTTTAGAAAGCTTAGCCTTCACAGTCACTTCCAGAATTGAAGATGTACTCCATGCTGATTATGTAActcaaaatccatcaaaagttGCATGCAAGAGGAACCGCTTTAGAGACATGCCAACTTCTCCCCCATTGCCAGACAAGTCTCCTCCGAGAGAAGATTTAGAGAAGGAAAACTCAGAAACACCAATTTCTAAGACATTGTCAGATTTCATGGGCTGGAATTTGGATCAAGGCGAGACAGAGATGAAGAAGGAGCCACTTGCAGATGACTTATGCAAGGATGGTGAGAAACTTGGCATGGTAGTGACGAACAAGAAGGTTTCTTACCTGGAGAACTTAGGTGGTCTAAGAAGTCCAACAGAACGCCATTAA
- the LOC120010785 gene encoding homeobox-leucine zipper protein GLABRA 2-like isoform X2, with protein MGMVDMSNNSNNPPTSRTKDFFASPALSLSLAGIFRDARANEAVPASSEVEEGEEGSGGGRRDIDQTVDISSENSGPVRSRSLDEDFDNELLGEHDILDDFDEDDDGDKNKRKKKRKKYHRHTSEQIREMEALFKESPHPDEKQRQQLSKQLGLAPRQVKFWFQNRRTQIKAIQERHENSLLKNEIEKLREENKAMRETINKACCLNCGIPTTSTSRDTSITTEEQQLRIENAKLKAEVERLRTAIGKYSPGATASCSASEQESRSSLDFYTGIFGLEKSRIMEIVNQALEELRKMATAGEPLWIRSLETGREILNYDEYVKEFKVEHSSNEMPRRSIEASRETGVAFVDLPKLVQSFMDVNQWKEMFPCIISKAATVDLISNGEGATKNGAVQLMFAELQTLTPMVPTREVYFVRYCKQLSAEQWAIVDVSVDKVEDNIDASLLKCRKRPSGCVIEDKSNGHCKVIWVEHVECQKSPVHTLYRTVVNSGLAFGARHWIATLQLQCERLVFFMATNVPTKDSSGVATLAGRKSILKLAQRMTWSFCHAIGASSYHSWNKVTSKTGEDIRISSRKNLNDPGEPLGVILCAVSSLWLPVSPHVLFDFLRDKAHRHEWDIMSSGGPAQTIANLAKGQDRGNTVTIQCICWFTNFRQ; from the exons ATGGGCATGGTGGACATGTCTAACAACAGCAATAATCCTCCCACTTCTCGTACCAAAGACTTCTTCGCCTCTCCCGCTCTCTCCCTCAGCCTC GCTGGGATATTTCGCGATGCGAGAGCCAACGAGGCTGTGCCAGCGAGTTCTGAGGTGGAGGAAGGAGAGGAGGGAAGCGGCGGTGGAAGAAGAGATATTGATCAGACGGTGGATATTAGTAGTGAGAACTCGGGGCCGGTGAGATCGAGATCGTTGGATGAGGATTTTGATAACGAATTACTTGGAGAGCATGATATTCTTGATGATTTCGATGAAGACGACGACGGAGACAAGaataagagaaagaagaagagaaagaaataccACCGACATACTTCTGAGCAAATCAGAGAAATGGAAGC GCTATTCAAAGAGTCACCACACCCAGATGAGAAACAAAGGCAGCAATTGAGCAAGCAATTAGGCCTGGCTCCTCGCCAGGTCAAGTTTTGGTTTCAAAATCGTCGAACCCAAATCAAG GCTATACAAGAACGGCATGAGAATTCCTTGTTAAAGAATGAAATTGAGAAACTGAGAGAGGAAAATAAAGCCATGAGAGAAACCATAAACAAAGCTTGTTGCCTCAACTGTGGGATACCTACTACTAGCACCAGCAGAGACACATCCATAACAACTGAAGAACAACAATTACGCATCGAAAACGCCAAGCTCAAAGCCGAG GTTGAGAGGCTTCGAACAGCGATAGGAAAATATTCTCCGGGAGCGACGGCTTCATGTTCTGCAAGCGAGCAAGAAAGCAGAAGCTCATTAGATTTCTACACTGGAATTTTTGGGCTTGAGAAGTCGAGAATTATGGAGATTGTGAATCAAGCATTGGAAGAGCTCAGAAAGATGGCCACAGCAGGAGAGCCACTGTGGATTCGAAGCCTTGAGACTGGTCGCGAAATACTTAATTATGATGAGTATGTCAAAGAGTTCAAGGTTGAACATTCAAGCAATGAGATGCCCAGGCGATCTATCGAAGCGTCCAGAGAGACTGGAGTTGCGTTTGTTGATCTGCCAAAACTAGTGCAAAGCTTTATGGATGTG AATCAATGGAAGGAAATGTTTCCATGCATAATATCGAAAGCCGCCACGGTCGACCTTATCAGCAATGGTGAAGGTGCTACTAAGAATGGTGCTGTGCAGTTG ATGTTTGCAGAGCTACAGACACTGACGCCAATGGTGCCCACAAGAGAAGTGTATTTTGTCAGATATTGCAAGCAATTGAGTGCTGAACAATGGGCAATCGTTGATGTCTCTGTAGACAAGGTTGAAGACAATATCGATGCTTCACTCCTAAAATGCAGAAAACGTCCTTCCGGTTGCGTTATTGAGGACAAATCAAACGGTCACTGCAAG GTGATTTGGGTGGAGCACGTAGAATGCCAGAAGAGCCCAGTTCATACCTTGTATCGCACCGTCGTTAACAGCGGTCTGGCCTTTGGGGCAAGGCATTGGATTGCTACATTACAGCTCCAGTGCGAAAGGCTTGTATTCTTTATGGCAACCAATGTTCCTACCAAGGATTCAAGTG GAGTTGCAACACTGGCTGGAAGGAAGAGCATTTTGAAGTTGGCACAGAGAATGACATGGAGCTTTTGCCATGCTATCGGGGCGTCGAGCTACCATTCGTGGAACAAGGTCACAAGTAAAACAGGGGAAGACATACGGATTTCTTCCAGGAAGAACTTGAACGATCCCGGTGAACCTCTCGGGGTGATCTTGTGTGCAGTCTCATCTTTATGGCTGCCTGTCTCTCCTCATGTTCTATTCGATTTCTTACGAGACAAAGCTCATAGACACGAG TGGGATATCATGTCAAGTGGAGGTCCAGCACAAACCATAGCAAACTTAGCCAAAGGACAGGATCGCGGCAATACAGTAACCATTCAA tGTATATGTTGGTTTACAAATTTCAGGCAATGA
- the LOC120010785 gene encoding homeobox-leucine zipper protein GLABRA 2-like isoform X1 — MGMVDMSNNSNNPPTSRTKDFFASPALSLSLAGIFRDARANEAVPASSEVEEGEEGSGGGRRDIDQTVDISSENSGPVRSRSLDEDFDNELLGEHDILDDFDEDDDGDKNKRKKKRKKYHRHTSEQIREMEALFKESPHPDEKQRQQLSKQLGLAPRQVKFWFQNRRTQIKAIQERHENSLLKNEIEKLREENKAMRETINKACCLNCGIPTTSTSRDTSITTEEQQLRIENAKLKAEVERLRTAIGKYSPGATASCSASEQESRSSLDFYTGIFGLEKSRIMEIVNQALEELRKMATAGEPLWIRSLETGREILNYDEYVKEFKVEHSSNEMPRRSIEASRETGVAFVDLPKLVQSFMDVNQWKEMFPCIISKAATVDLISNGEGATKNGAVQLMFAELQTLTPMVPTREVYFVRYCKQLSAEQWAIVDVSVDKVEDNIDASLLKCRKRPSGCVIEDKSNGHCKVIWVEHVECQKSPVHTLYRTVVNSGLAFGARHWIATLQLQCERLVFFMATNVPTKDSSGVATLAGRKSILKLAQRMTWSFCHAIGASSYHSWNKVTSKTGEDIRISSRKNLNDPGEPLGVILCAVSSLWLPVSPHVLFDFLRDKAHRHEWDIMSSGGPAQTIANLAKGQDRGNTVTIQAMNANENSMWILQDGCTNAYESMVVYAPVDITGMQSVITGCDSSNVAVLPSGFSILSDGIESRPLVITSRQEEKSTEGGSLLTIAFQVLTNASPTAKLTMESVESVNTLISCTLRNIKTSLQCEDS; from the exons ATGGGCATGGTGGACATGTCTAACAACAGCAATAATCCTCCCACTTCTCGTACCAAAGACTTCTTCGCCTCTCCCGCTCTCTCCCTCAGCCTC GCTGGGATATTTCGCGATGCGAGAGCCAACGAGGCTGTGCCAGCGAGTTCTGAGGTGGAGGAAGGAGAGGAGGGAAGCGGCGGTGGAAGAAGAGATATTGATCAGACGGTGGATATTAGTAGTGAGAACTCGGGGCCGGTGAGATCGAGATCGTTGGATGAGGATTTTGATAACGAATTACTTGGAGAGCATGATATTCTTGATGATTTCGATGAAGACGACGACGGAGACAAGaataagagaaagaagaagagaaagaaataccACCGACATACTTCTGAGCAAATCAGAGAAATGGAAGC GCTATTCAAAGAGTCACCACACCCAGATGAGAAACAAAGGCAGCAATTGAGCAAGCAATTAGGCCTGGCTCCTCGCCAGGTCAAGTTTTGGTTTCAAAATCGTCGAACCCAAATCAAG GCTATACAAGAACGGCATGAGAATTCCTTGTTAAAGAATGAAATTGAGAAACTGAGAGAGGAAAATAAAGCCATGAGAGAAACCATAAACAAAGCTTGTTGCCTCAACTGTGGGATACCTACTACTAGCACCAGCAGAGACACATCCATAACAACTGAAGAACAACAATTACGCATCGAAAACGCCAAGCTCAAAGCCGAG GTTGAGAGGCTTCGAACAGCGATAGGAAAATATTCTCCGGGAGCGACGGCTTCATGTTCTGCAAGCGAGCAAGAAAGCAGAAGCTCATTAGATTTCTACACTGGAATTTTTGGGCTTGAGAAGTCGAGAATTATGGAGATTGTGAATCAAGCATTGGAAGAGCTCAGAAAGATGGCCACAGCAGGAGAGCCACTGTGGATTCGAAGCCTTGAGACTGGTCGCGAAATACTTAATTATGATGAGTATGTCAAAGAGTTCAAGGTTGAACATTCAAGCAATGAGATGCCCAGGCGATCTATCGAAGCGTCCAGAGAGACTGGAGTTGCGTTTGTTGATCTGCCAAAACTAGTGCAAAGCTTTATGGATGTG AATCAATGGAAGGAAATGTTTCCATGCATAATATCGAAAGCCGCCACGGTCGACCTTATCAGCAATGGTGAAGGTGCTACTAAGAATGGTGCTGTGCAGTTG ATGTTTGCAGAGCTACAGACACTGACGCCAATGGTGCCCACAAGAGAAGTGTATTTTGTCAGATATTGCAAGCAATTGAGTGCTGAACAATGGGCAATCGTTGATGTCTCTGTAGACAAGGTTGAAGACAATATCGATGCTTCACTCCTAAAATGCAGAAAACGTCCTTCCGGTTGCGTTATTGAGGACAAATCAAACGGTCACTGCAAG GTGATTTGGGTGGAGCACGTAGAATGCCAGAAGAGCCCAGTTCATACCTTGTATCGCACCGTCGTTAACAGCGGTCTGGCCTTTGGGGCAAGGCATTGGATTGCTACATTACAGCTCCAGTGCGAAAGGCTTGTATTCTTTATGGCAACCAATGTTCCTACCAAGGATTCAAGTG GAGTTGCAACACTGGCTGGAAGGAAGAGCATTTTGAAGTTGGCACAGAGAATGACATGGAGCTTTTGCCATGCTATCGGGGCGTCGAGCTACCATTCGTGGAACAAGGTCACAAGTAAAACAGGGGAAGACATACGGATTTCTTCCAGGAAGAACTTGAACGATCCCGGTGAACCTCTCGGGGTGATCTTGTGTGCAGTCTCATCTTTATGGCTGCCTGTCTCTCCTCATGTTCTATTCGATTTCTTACGAGACAAAGCTCATAGACACGAG TGGGATATCATGTCAAGTGGAGGTCCAGCACAAACCATAGCAAACTTAGCCAAAGGACAGGATCGCGGCAATACAGTAACCATTCAA GCAATGAACGCAAATGAGAATAGCATGTGGATACTCCAAGATGGCTGCACAAATGCATATGAATCCATGGTGGTTTATGCTCCAGTGGACATTACAGGCATGCAGTCTGTGATTACTGGATGCGACTCAAGCAATGTAGCAGTGTTACCTTCAGGGTTCTCAATTCTATCAGATGGGATTGAGTCAAGGCCTCTGGTGATCACATCTAGGCAAGAAGAGAAGAGTACAGAAGGAGGATCTCTGCTTACAATAGCATTTCAAGTCCTAACTAATGCATCTCCAACCGCCAAACTGACCATGGAATCTGTGGAGTCTGTTAACACACTAATATCATGCACGTTGCGAAATATTAAGACAAGCTTGCAGTGTGAAGATAGTTGA
- the LOC120010786 gene encoding rop guanine nucleotide exchange factor 12-like isoform X1, giving the protein MVRDLEQEQENYRSRLYHFKGMQENAGGGGGRHVKSLSMDVVLEESSSDDRVSFRSQGSRTSNDQPPLKQQAGYALNRNDKGPKSRLSKDDAPHTKDKNSGEFDMESMKERFAKLLLGEDMSGGGKGVSSALALSNAITNLAASVFGEQSRLEPMSAERKARWRKEIDWLLSVTDYIVEFVPSQQKSKDGTNMEIMVTRQRIDLLMNIPALRKLDAMLIDCLDNFKDQSEFFYVSKDAPESEKGSTKRNDKWWLPTVKVPPNGLSDMTRKFLQYQKDCVNQVLKAAMAINAQVLSEMEIPENYIESLPKNGRASLGDSIYRSITVEFFDPDQFLSTMDLSSEHKILDLKKRIEASIVIWKRKMNQKDGKSAWGSAVSLEKRELFEERAETILLLIKQWFPGIPQSSLDISKIQYNRDVGQAVLESYSRILESLAFTVTSRIEDVLHADYVTQNPSKVACKRNRFRDMPTSPPLPDKSPPREDLEKENSETPISKTLSDFMGWNLDQGETEMKKEPLADDLCKDGEKLGMVVTNKKVSYLENLGGLRSPTERH; this is encoded by the exons atggTTCGTGATTTGGAGCAAGAACAAGAGAATTACAGGTCTAGATTGTATCATTTCAAGGGGATGCAGGAGAATGCAGGCGGCGGAGGAGGGCGTCATGTAAAGAGTTTGAGCATGGATGTTGTTTTGGAGGAGTCTTCCTCTGATGACAGGGTCTCTTTTAGAAGTCAAGGATCAAGAACTTCTAATGATCAACCACCATTAAAGCAACAAGCCGGTTATGCTCTTAATCGCAACGATAAAGGTCCTAAGTCAAGGTTGAGCAAGGATGATGCTCCTCATACCAAAGATAAGAACTCAGGTGAGTTTG ATATGGAATCGATGAAGGAAAGATTTGCTAAGTTGCTTCTGGGTGAGGATATGTCTGGTGGAGGAAAGGGTGTTTCTTCAGCTTTGGCATTATCAAATGCCATCACCAACCTAGCTG CTTCCGTTTTCGGGGAACAATCACGCCTAGAACCCATGTCAGCGGAAAGGAAAGCAAGGTGGAGAAAAGAAATCGATTGGCTTTTATCCGTCACTGATTACATTGTCGAATTTGTTCCTTCTCAACAGAAATCAAAGGATGGAACAAATATGGAG ATAATGGTGACAAGGCAGCGAATCGATCTGCTTATGAACATTCCTGCCTTGCGTAAGCTTGATGCAATGCTCATT GATTGTCTAGATAACTTCAAGGATCAAAGTGAGTTCTTTTATGTGTCGAAAGATGCCCCAGAATCCGAAAAAGGAAGCACCAAGAGAAATGATAAATGGTGGCTACCTACAGTGAAAGTTCCTCCAAATGGTCTATCAGATATGACAAGGAAGTTTCTGCAATACCAGAAAGATTGTGTGAACCAAGTGCTTAAAGCAGCAATGGCAATCAACGCTCAAGTATTATCAGAAATGGAGATTCCAGAAAACTACATTGAATCCCTACCTAAG AATGGGAGGGCAAGCCTTGGTGACTCAATCTATAGGAGTATTACTGTCGAATTCTTTGATCCTGACCAGTTTCTATCAACCATGGACTTATCATCAGAGCACAAGATCCTAGACCTCAAGAAAAGGATTGAAGCTTCTATTGTAATttggaagaggaagatgaaccAAAAGGATGGAAAATCTGCCTGGGGTTCAGCTGTGAGTTTGGAGAAGAGAGAACTCTTTGAAGAGAGAGCAGAGACCATCTTGCTCCTCATCAAGCAGTGGTTCCCGGGAATTCCTCAATCTTCATTAGACATTAGCAAAATCCAATACAACAGG GATGTAGGACAGGCAGTTCTGGAAAGTTATTCAAGAATTTTAGAAAGCTTAGCCTTCACAGTCACTTCCAGAATTGAAGATGTACTCCATGCTGATTATGTAActcaaaatccatcaaaagttGCATGCAAGAGGAACCGCTTTAGAGACATGCCAACTTCTCCCCCATTGCCAGACAAGTCTCCTCCGAGAGAAGATTTAGAGAAGGAAAACTCAGAAACACCAATTTCTAAGACATTGTCAGATTTCATGGGCTGGAATTTGGATCAAGGCGAGACAGAGATGAAGAAGGAGCCACTTGCAGATGACTTATGCAAGGATGGTGAGAAACTTGGCATGGTAGTGACGAACAAGAAGGTTTCTTACCTGGAGAACTTAGGTGGTCTAAGAAGTCCAACAGAACGCCATTAA
- the LOC120010791 gene encoding photosystem I reaction center subunit VI, chloroplastic — protein sequence MASLATVAAVQPTTIKGLGGSSLMGTKLAVMPTRQSFKPRKISAGAVVAKYGDKSVYFDLEDLGNTTGQWDLYGSDAPSPYNPLQSKFFETFAAPFTKRGLLLKFLILGGGSLLTYISATAPDDVLPIKRGPQEKPKLGPRGKI from the exons ATGGCGTCTCTAGCAACAGTGGCTGCTGTGCAACCAACCACTATCAAGGGTCTTGGTGGAAGCTCTCTCATGGGTACAAAGCTCGCTGTCATGCCTACTCGCCAGAGCttcaaacccagaaaaatcag TGCTGGTGCTGTGGTGGCTAAGTATGGAGACAAGAGTGTGTATTTTGATTTGGAAGATTTGGGGAATACTACTGGACAATGGGATTTGTATGGGTCAGATGCACCTTCACCATACAACCCTCTTCAG AGCAAATTCTTTGAGACATTTGCAGCTCCATTCACCAAGAGAGGATTGTTGCTCAAGTTCTTGATTTTGGGAGGTGGTTCACTCCTAACTTACATCAGTGCCACTGCTCCTGATGATGTTCTGCCAATCAAGAGGGGCCCACAAGAGAAACCAAAGCTAGGGCCCCGTGGCAAGATCTAA
- the LOC120011285 gene encoding protein CURVATURE THYLAKOID 1C, chloroplastic isoform X1 gives MAATVASLPPPLLVHGRKSFFRSFQKHQVYTAKGESHSTFKATVFERKNHIAVVVKASQEGSDSSTSLGIVKSVQNVWDSSEDRLGLIGLGFAAVVAFWASTNLVGVIDKVPLIPTVLELIGILFSSWFVYRYLLFKPGRGELREIVGNTISAILGQ, from the exons ATGGCTGCCACTGTTGCAAGCTTGCCTCCACCACTGTTAGTCCATGGTCGGAAGTCCTTTTTCCGTAGTTTTCAGAAACACCAAGTTTATACCGCTAAAGGAGAATCTCATTCGACGTTTAAAGCGACTGTCTTTG AGAGAAAGAATCATATTGCTGTTGTTGTGAAGGCTTCGCAAGAAGGCTCTGATTCCTCAACCTCGCTTGGCATTGTTAAGTCTGTTCAAAATGTT TGGGATAGTTCGGAAGACCGGCTGGGTCTTATTGGTTTGGGTTTTGCTGCTGTAGTGGCTTTTTGGGCGTCAACAAATCTTGTTGGG GTCATTGACAAGGTACCGCTTATTCCAACCGTACTGGAACTTATAGGAATACTATTTTCCTCG TGGTTCGTATATCGCTATCTTTTATTCAAACCTGGCAG GGGGGAGCTTCGCGAAATTGTCGGTAATACAATATCTGCCATACTGGGTCAGTGA